From a single Ciconia boyciana chromosome 11, ASM3463844v1, whole genome shotgun sequence genomic region:
- the LOC140657933 gene encoding acylamino-acid-releasing enzyme-like isoform X2: protein MEPPVLPSTEEMVELYRELSRHPGLSAACLGPDVTTQYGGKYCSLYTEWSQRDLARAENVKFCRQYLIFHDGASVVYSGPAGTCSEIKDELLSRESPSGALKAVLRKVPGKEKEKQFLEVWDQNRKVKSIDLTALDKHGSVYDDDQFGCLAWSHSETHLLYVAEKKRPKAESFFQSKAPELGASDEDVGCPKKDDTPLKGEQFVYREDWGEALSTRSVPVLCALDIEGSSVSVLEGIPEHLSPGQAFWSPGDTGVVFVGWWHEPFRLGLRHCTNRRSALFYVDLTGGRCELLSEDTRAVWSPRLSPDRCRIVYLENDALGPHQQCSRLRMYDWYTKHTSTVLEAVPRQAWGAFPGIYCGALPGLCWTADSRRLVLDTAQRSQQDVFVVDTATGATTSLTADAPQGSWSVLTIDRDILVARFSTPSCPPTLKVAVLPVAGWEAQARWVCLQDAPPVPGISWGIRTLQPPPEQEHPQYGGLDFDAILLRPSEGPAAQKPPLVVMPHGGPHSVFTAGWMLYPAALCRVGFAVLLVNYRGSLGFGQDSVASLPGNVGTQDVCDVQLCVERVLQEESLDASRVALVGGSHGGFLACHLLGQFPDTYHACVVRNPVVNIASMVAATDIPDWCLTETGLPYAPDTLPDPAQWTEMLHKSPMRYVDRVRAPVLLMLGEDDRRVPPKQGLEYYRALKARGIPTRLLWYPGNNHALAGVEAEADGFMNMVLWLLQHLRC from the exons ATGGAGCCGCCG GTGCTGCCGAGCACGGAGGAGATGGTGGAGCTGTACCGGGAGCTGAGCCGGCACCCGGGGCTCAGCGCCGCCTGCCTCGGCCCCGACGTCACCACCCAGTACGGGGGCAAGTACTGCAGCCTCTACACCG AGTGGTCGCAGCGGGACCTGGCGCGGGCCGAGAACGTCAAGTTCTGCCGCCAGTACCTGATCTTCCACGACGGGGCCTCCGTCGTCTACTCGGGGCCCGCTGGCACCTGCTCTGAGATCAAGGACGA GCTGCTGAGCCGGGAGTCCCCCAGCGGGGCACTGAAGGCCGTCCTGCGCAAGGTCCCGggcaaggagaaggagaagcagttcctggag GTCTGGGATCAGAACCGCAAGGTGAAGAGCATCGACCTGACGGCGCTGGACAAGCACGGCAGCGTCTACGACGACG ACCAGTTTGGCTGCCTGGCCTGGTCGCACTCGGAGACCCACCTGCTCTACGTGGCGGAGAAGAAGCGTCCCAAGGCCGAGTCCTTCTTCCAGAGCAAGGCCCCCGAGCTGGGCGCCTCCGACGAGGACGTGGGGTGCCCCAAGAAGGATGACACGCCCCTCAAG GGCGAGCAGTTCGTGTACCGCGAGGACTGGGGGGAGGCGCTGAGCACCCGCAGCGTGCCCGTCCTCTGCGCCCTGGACATCGAGGGCAGCAGTGTCTCCGTGCTGGAGGGCATCCCGGAGCACCTCTCTCCCGGCCAG gcTTTCTGGTCTCCCGGTGACACTGGCGTGGTGTTCGTGGGCTGGTGGCACGAGCCCTTCCGCCTGGGGCTGCGGCACTGCACCAACCGCCG GTCGGCACTCTTCTACGTGGACCTGACGGGCGGGAGATGCG AGCTGCTCTCTGAGGACACCAGGGCCGTGTGGTCCCCGCGGCTCAGCCCCGACCGCTGCCGCATCGTCTACCTGGAGAACGATGCCCTGGGCCCCCACCAGCAGTGCAGCCGCCTCCGCATG TACGACTGGTACACCAAGCACACCAGCACGGTGCTGGAGGCCGTGCCGCGGCAGGCGTGGG GTGCCTTTCCGGGCATCTACTGCGGCGCTCTGCCGGGGCTGTGCTGGACGGCCGACAGCCGCAGGCTCGTGTTGGATACGGCCCAGCGCAGCCAGCAG GACGTGTTCGTGGTGGACACGGCGACGGGTGCCACGACCTCGCTGACGGCCG atGCTCCCCAGGGAAGCTGGTCTGTCCTCACCATCGACCGGGACATCTTGGTGGCCAGGTTCTCCACCCCTAGCTGCCCCCCCACGCTG AAAGTGGCCGTCCTGCCCGTCGCCGGCTGGGAGGCGCAGGCGCGGTGGGTCTGCCTGCAGGACGCACCCCCCGTGCCCGGCATCAGCTGGGGCATCcgcaccctgcagcccccgccaGAGCAGGAGCACCCCCAGTACG GGGGCCTGGACTTCGATGCCATCCTGCTGCGCCCGAGCGAGGGCCCTGCTGCCCAGAAGCCCCCCCTGGTCGTGATGCCCCATG GGGGTCCCCACTCCGTCTTCACGGCCGGATGGATGCTGTACCCGGCAGCGCTCTGCCGCGTGGGCTTTGCCGTGCTGCTGG taAATTACCGCGGCTCGCTGGGCTTCGGCCAGGACAGCGTGGCCTCCCTGCCAGGCAACGTGGGCACGCAGGATGTGTGCGACGTGCAG CTCTGTGTGGAGcgggtgctgcaggaggagtCGCTGGACGCCAGCCGGGTGGCACTGGTGGGTGGCTCGCACGGGGGCTTCCTGGCGTGCCACCTCCTCGGCCAGTTCCCCGACACCTACCACGCCTGCGTGGTCCGCAACCCCGTGGTGAACATCGCCTCCATGGTGGCTGCCACTGACATCCCTGACTG GTGCCTGACGGAGACAGGGCTGCCCTACGCGCCCGACACACTGCCGGACCCGGCCCAGTGGACGGAGATGCTGCACAAGTCACCTATGCGCTACGTCGACCGG GTCCGCGCGCCCGTGCTGCTGATGCTGGGGGAGGATGACCGGCGCGTGCCCCCCAAGCAGGGGCTGGAGTATTACCGTGCCCTCAAGGCCCGGGGGATCCCCACGCG gCTGCTCTGGTACCCGGGGAACAACCACGCGCTGGCCGGCGTCGAGGCTGAAGCCGACGGCTTCATGAACATggtgctgtggctgctccagcacctgcgGTGCTAA
- the LOC140657933 gene encoding acylamino-acid-releasing enzyme-like isoform X3, producing the protein MVELYRELSRHPGLSAACLGPDVTTQYGGKYCSLYTEWSQRDLARAENVKFCRQYLIFHDGASVVYSGPAGTCSEIKDELLSRESPSGALKAVLRKVPGKEKEKQFLEVWDQNRKVKSIDLTALDKHGSVYDDDQFGCLAWSHSETHLLYVAEKKRPKAESFFQSKAPELGASDEDVGCPKKDDTPLKGEQFVYREDWGEALSTRSVPVLCALDIEGSSVSVLEGIPEHLSPGQAFWSPGDTGVVFVGWWHEPFRLGLRHCTNRRSALFYVDLTGGRCELLSEDTRAVWSPRLSPDRCRIVYLENDALGPHQQCSRLRMYDWYTKHTSTVLEAVPRQAWGAFPGIYCGALPGLCWTADSRRLVLDTAQRSQQDVFVVDTATGATTSLTADAPQGSWSVLTIDRDILVARFSTPSCPPTLKVAVLPVAGWEAQARWVCLQDAPPVPGISWGIRTLQPPPEQEHPQYGGLDFDAILLRPSEGPAAQKPPLVVMPHGGPHSVFTAGWMLYPAALCRVGFAVLLVNYRGSLGFGQDSVASLPGNVGTQDVCDVQLCVERVLQEESLDASRVALVGGSHGGFLACHLLGQFPDTYHACVVRNPVVNIASMVAATDIPDWCLTETGLPYAPDTLPDPAQWTEMLHKSPMRYVDRVRAPVLLMLGEDDRRVPPKQGLEYYRALKARGIPTRLLWYPGNNHALAGVEAEADGFMNMVLWLLQHLRC; encoded by the exons ATGGTGGAGCTGTACCGGGAGCTGAGCCGGCACCCGGGGCTCAGCGCCGCCTGCCTCGGCCCCGACGTCACCACCCAGTACGGGGGCAAGTACTGCAGCCTCTACACCG AGTGGTCGCAGCGGGACCTGGCGCGGGCCGAGAACGTCAAGTTCTGCCGCCAGTACCTGATCTTCCACGACGGGGCCTCCGTCGTCTACTCGGGGCCCGCTGGCACCTGCTCTGAGATCAAGGACGA GCTGCTGAGCCGGGAGTCCCCCAGCGGGGCACTGAAGGCCGTCCTGCGCAAGGTCCCGggcaaggagaaggagaagcagttcctggag GTCTGGGATCAGAACCGCAAGGTGAAGAGCATCGACCTGACGGCGCTGGACAAGCACGGCAGCGTCTACGACGACG ACCAGTTTGGCTGCCTGGCCTGGTCGCACTCGGAGACCCACCTGCTCTACGTGGCGGAGAAGAAGCGTCCCAAGGCCGAGTCCTTCTTCCAGAGCAAGGCCCCCGAGCTGGGCGCCTCCGACGAGGACGTGGGGTGCCCCAAGAAGGATGACACGCCCCTCAAG GGCGAGCAGTTCGTGTACCGCGAGGACTGGGGGGAGGCGCTGAGCACCCGCAGCGTGCCCGTCCTCTGCGCCCTGGACATCGAGGGCAGCAGTGTCTCCGTGCTGGAGGGCATCCCGGAGCACCTCTCTCCCGGCCAG gcTTTCTGGTCTCCCGGTGACACTGGCGTGGTGTTCGTGGGCTGGTGGCACGAGCCCTTCCGCCTGGGGCTGCGGCACTGCACCAACCGCCG GTCGGCACTCTTCTACGTGGACCTGACGGGCGGGAGATGCG AGCTGCTCTCTGAGGACACCAGGGCCGTGTGGTCCCCGCGGCTCAGCCCCGACCGCTGCCGCATCGTCTACCTGGAGAACGATGCCCTGGGCCCCCACCAGCAGTGCAGCCGCCTCCGCATG TACGACTGGTACACCAAGCACACCAGCACGGTGCTGGAGGCCGTGCCGCGGCAGGCGTGGG GTGCCTTTCCGGGCATCTACTGCGGCGCTCTGCCGGGGCTGTGCTGGACGGCCGACAGCCGCAGGCTCGTGTTGGATACGGCCCAGCGCAGCCAGCAG GACGTGTTCGTGGTGGACACGGCGACGGGTGCCACGACCTCGCTGACGGCCG atGCTCCCCAGGGAAGCTGGTCTGTCCTCACCATCGACCGGGACATCTTGGTGGCCAGGTTCTCCACCCCTAGCTGCCCCCCCACGCTG AAAGTGGCCGTCCTGCCCGTCGCCGGCTGGGAGGCGCAGGCGCGGTGGGTCTGCCTGCAGGACGCACCCCCCGTGCCCGGCATCAGCTGGGGCATCcgcaccctgcagcccccgccaGAGCAGGAGCACCCCCAGTACG GGGGCCTGGACTTCGATGCCATCCTGCTGCGCCCGAGCGAGGGCCCTGCTGCCCAGAAGCCCCCCCTGGTCGTGATGCCCCATG GGGGTCCCCACTCCGTCTTCACGGCCGGATGGATGCTGTACCCGGCAGCGCTCTGCCGCGTGGGCTTTGCCGTGCTGCTGG taAATTACCGCGGCTCGCTGGGCTTCGGCCAGGACAGCGTGGCCTCCCTGCCAGGCAACGTGGGCACGCAGGATGTGTGCGACGTGCAG CTCTGTGTGGAGcgggtgctgcaggaggagtCGCTGGACGCCAGCCGGGTGGCACTGGTGGGTGGCTCGCACGGGGGCTTCCTGGCGTGCCACCTCCTCGGCCAGTTCCCCGACACCTACCACGCCTGCGTGGTCCGCAACCCCGTGGTGAACATCGCCTCCATGGTGGCTGCCACTGACATCCCTGACTG GTGCCTGACGGAGACAGGGCTGCCCTACGCGCCCGACACACTGCCGGACCCGGCCCAGTGGACGGAGATGCTGCACAAGTCACCTATGCGCTACGTCGACCGG GTCCGCGCGCCCGTGCTGCTGATGCTGGGGGAGGATGACCGGCGCGTGCCCCCCAAGCAGGGGCTGGAGTATTACCGTGCCCTCAAGGCCCGGGGGATCCCCACGCG gCTGCTCTGGTACCCGGGGAACAACCACGCGCTGGCCGGCGTCGAGGCTGAAGCCGACGGCTTCATGAACATggtgctgtggctgctccagcacctgcgGTGCTAA
- the LOC140657933 gene encoding acylamino-acid-releasing enzyme-like isoform X1 gives MEPPPAQRVPQVLPSTEEMVELYRELSRHPGLSAACLGPDVTTQYGGKYCSLYTEWSQRDLARAENVKFCRQYLIFHDGASVVYSGPAGTCSEIKDELLSRESPSGALKAVLRKVPGKEKEKQFLEVWDQNRKVKSIDLTALDKHGSVYDDDQFGCLAWSHSETHLLYVAEKKRPKAESFFQSKAPELGASDEDVGCPKKDDTPLKGEQFVYREDWGEALSTRSVPVLCALDIEGSSVSVLEGIPEHLSPGQAFWSPGDTGVVFVGWWHEPFRLGLRHCTNRRSALFYVDLTGGRCELLSEDTRAVWSPRLSPDRCRIVYLENDALGPHQQCSRLRMYDWYTKHTSTVLEAVPRQAWGAFPGIYCGALPGLCWTADSRRLVLDTAQRSQQDVFVVDTATGATTSLTADAPQGSWSVLTIDRDILVARFSTPSCPPTLKVAVLPVAGWEAQARWVCLQDAPPVPGISWGIRTLQPPPEQEHPQYGGLDFDAILLRPSEGPAAQKPPLVVMPHGGPHSVFTAGWMLYPAALCRVGFAVLLVNYRGSLGFGQDSVASLPGNVGTQDVCDVQLCVERVLQEESLDASRVALVGGSHGGFLACHLLGQFPDTYHACVVRNPVVNIASMVAATDIPDWCLTETGLPYAPDTLPDPAQWTEMLHKSPMRYVDRVRAPVLLMLGEDDRRVPPKQGLEYYRALKARGIPTRLLWYPGNNHALAGVEAEADGFMNMVLWLLQHLRC, from the exons ATGGAGCCGCCG ccagcccagcgGGTCCCACAGGTGCTGCCGAGCACGGAGGAGATGGTGGAGCTGTACCGGGAGCTGAGCCGGCACCCGGGGCTCAGCGCCGCCTGCCTCGGCCCCGACGTCACCACCCAGTACGGGGGCAAGTACTGCAGCCTCTACACCG AGTGGTCGCAGCGGGACCTGGCGCGGGCCGAGAACGTCAAGTTCTGCCGCCAGTACCTGATCTTCCACGACGGGGCCTCCGTCGTCTACTCGGGGCCCGCTGGCACCTGCTCTGAGATCAAGGACGA GCTGCTGAGCCGGGAGTCCCCCAGCGGGGCACTGAAGGCCGTCCTGCGCAAGGTCCCGggcaaggagaaggagaagcagttcctggag GTCTGGGATCAGAACCGCAAGGTGAAGAGCATCGACCTGACGGCGCTGGACAAGCACGGCAGCGTCTACGACGACG ACCAGTTTGGCTGCCTGGCCTGGTCGCACTCGGAGACCCACCTGCTCTACGTGGCGGAGAAGAAGCGTCCCAAGGCCGAGTCCTTCTTCCAGAGCAAGGCCCCCGAGCTGGGCGCCTCCGACGAGGACGTGGGGTGCCCCAAGAAGGATGACACGCCCCTCAAG GGCGAGCAGTTCGTGTACCGCGAGGACTGGGGGGAGGCGCTGAGCACCCGCAGCGTGCCCGTCCTCTGCGCCCTGGACATCGAGGGCAGCAGTGTCTCCGTGCTGGAGGGCATCCCGGAGCACCTCTCTCCCGGCCAG gcTTTCTGGTCTCCCGGTGACACTGGCGTGGTGTTCGTGGGCTGGTGGCACGAGCCCTTCCGCCTGGGGCTGCGGCACTGCACCAACCGCCG GTCGGCACTCTTCTACGTGGACCTGACGGGCGGGAGATGCG AGCTGCTCTCTGAGGACACCAGGGCCGTGTGGTCCCCGCGGCTCAGCCCCGACCGCTGCCGCATCGTCTACCTGGAGAACGATGCCCTGGGCCCCCACCAGCAGTGCAGCCGCCTCCGCATG TACGACTGGTACACCAAGCACACCAGCACGGTGCTGGAGGCCGTGCCGCGGCAGGCGTGGG GTGCCTTTCCGGGCATCTACTGCGGCGCTCTGCCGGGGCTGTGCTGGACGGCCGACAGCCGCAGGCTCGTGTTGGATACGGCCCAGCGCAGCCAGCAG GACGTGTTCGTGGTGGACACGGCGACGGGTGCCACGACCTCGCTGACGGCCG atGCTCCCCAGGGAAGCTGGTCTGTCCTCACCATCGACCGGGACATCTTGGTGGCCAGGTTCTCCACCCCTAGCTGCCCCCCCACGCTG AAAGTGGCCGTCCTGCCCGTCGCCGGCTGGGAGGCGCAGGCGCGGTGGGTCTGCCTGCAGGACGCACCCCCCGTGCCCGGCATCAGCTGGGGCATCcgcaccctgcagcccccgccaGAGCAGGAGCACCCCCAGTACG GGGGCCTGGACTTCGATGCCATCCTGCTGCGCCCGAGCGAGGGCCCTGCTGCCCAGAAGCCCCCCCTGGTCGTGATGCCCCATG GGGGTCCCCACTCCGTCTTCACGGCCGGATGGATGCTGTACCCGGCAGCGCTCTGCCGCGTGGGCTTTGCCGTGCTGCTGG taAATTACCGCGGCTCGCTGGGCTTCGGCCAGGACAGCGTGGCCTCCCTGCCAGGCAACGTGGGCACGCAGGATGTGTGCGACGTGCAG CTCTGTGTGGAGcgggtgctgcaggaggagtCGCTGGACGCCAGCCGGGTGGCACTGGTGGGTGGCTCGCACGGGGGCTTCCTGGCGTGCCACCTCCTCGGCCAGTTCCCCGACACCTACCACGCCTGCGTGGTCCGCAACCCCGTGGTGAACATCGCCTCCATGGTGGCTGCCACTGACATCCCTGACTG GTGCCTGACGGAGACAGGGCTGCCCTACGCGCCCGACACACTGCCGGACCCGGCCCAGTGGACGGAGATGCTGCACAAGTCACCTATGCGCTACGTCGACCGG GTCCGCGCGCCCGTGCTGCTGATGCTGGGGGAGGATGACCGGCGCGTGCCCCCCAAGCAGGGGCTGGAGTATTACCGTGCCCTCAAGGCCCGGGGGATCCCCACGCG gCTGCTCTGGTACCCGGGGAACAACCACGCGCTGGCCGGCGTCGAGGCTGAAGCCGACGGCTTCATGAACATggtgctgtggctgctccagcacctgcgGTGCTAA